CTTGGTAGAAGGAAAGCCCACCCGCTTCATCAGCGGAATGGTGAACGTACCGGTGGTGACGGTGTTGGCAATCGAGGAGCCCGAAATCAGCCCGGTCAGACCGGAAGCGACGACTGCGGCCTTGGCGGGGCCGCCACGATAATGCCCCAGCAGCGAGAAGGCGACCTTGATGAAGTAATTGCCGGCCCCGGCTTTCTCCAGCAGCGCACCGAACAGCACGAACAGGAAGACAAAGCTGGTGGAGACACCAAGCGCGATGCCAAAGACGCCCTGGGTGGTCAGCCACTGATGATTGACCAGTGCCTCGAAGCTGACGCCGCGATGCGCCAGCATGCCGGGCATGTACGGCCCGGCCAGCGAGTAACCGAGAAAGACCAGTGCCACGATGGTCAGTGGTGGTCCCAGAGAACGTCGGGTGCCTTCCAGTAGCAGCAGCAGGCCGATGATACCGACCACGACATCCTGGGTAATGGGATTGCCCGGACGATTGGCCAGCTGATCGTAGAAGACATAGATATAAAGCGCGCAAAAGGCCCCGATCAGTGCCATCGCCCAGTCGGTCAGTGGAATCCGATCGGAAGGGGAGCGGTTGAGCGCCGGATAGGAAAGAAAGGCCAGAAACAGGGCAAATGCCAGGTGGACCGAACGGGCTTCGGTAGCGCTGAATACGCCGAAGCCAAGCTGATAAGGCAGCGGTGAAGTGATCCACAGCTGAAACAGCGACCAGGCCAGCGCCACGCACAACAACAGGCGAGCGCTGAAGCCATGCAGCTGGCGACCACCGGTATCGGCGGTTGCCGCCATCTCCTGAGCGCTGGGGCGTGACTCGTCATCGCGAGACGCAGAGTTGTTCATGTTCGAACCCTCGGGCGATGGGCAGGGCCATCATGACGACGTAACGCCCCCGAGAGCATCGGAGGCGTCATGAAGAACAGGCAGGGTGAACCGGCCCGGAGCCGGTCACCGTGGGCATTACTGTGATTGCTGCTCGTCGAGCCAGCCCTGCTCCTGGAAGTAGCGCCTGGCGCCTTCATGTAGCGGTGCGGTCAGGCCTTCGCTGATCATGGTCTTCGGCTCCAGATTGCCAAAGGCCGGATGCAGCTTCTTGAAGCGATCGAAGTTCTCGAATACGGCGCTGGTGGCGGCATAGACCAGATCAGGGCTGACTTTCTCGGAACTGATCAGGGTGGCGCCAACACCGAAGGTCTTCACGTCATCCGGATTGCCCTTGTACATGCCACCGGGCACGGTATAGAAGCTGTAATACGGGTTGTCTTCAACCAGCTTCTGGATGGCCGGGCCGTCCAGCGGAATGATGCGGGCATCGGTGGTGGTCGCCGCCTCCTGGATCGAGCCGTTGGGGTGGCCGGCGACGAAGATCATTGCATCGATATTGTTGTCGGCCAGTGCAGAGGCCTGCTCGGCGCTATCGAGTTCGGAGGCCAGCGCGAAGTCATCAGTGGTCCAGCCCTTGGCCTTCATAATGACTTCCATGGTGGCGCGGTTGCCGGAACCGGGATTCCCGATATTGACCCGCTTGCCCTTCAGATCATCCAGCGACTTGATGCCGGAGTCGGCACGGGCAACCAGGGTAGCCGGCTCGCCATGCAGGGCGAAGACACTGCGCAGATCCTTGTGTGCCTTGCCTTCGAACTGGCCCTCGCCACGATAGGCATTGTACTGCACGTCGGACTGGGCCACGCCGAGATCCAGATCGCCGTTTTCGATGCCGTTGACGTTGGCGACCGAGGCGCCGGTGGAGGGAGCATTACACTTGTAGCCGCTGTCGCCCTGGTTGACGAAGCGACAGATGGACTGGCCGACCACGTAGTAGACGCCGGTCTGGCCGCCGGTGCCAATGGTCATGAACTGGTTGTCGGCCGCCTGGGCGCTACCTGTCGAGGCGGCAAGTGTCCCCAGCGTCATGACGGTCGCCGATAACAGCGCAGTGAGTGTCTGTCGTTTGATCATGGGTGAGATCCTTGTTGTCCCTTGTAATCGAGTCCTGCTCAACCGTGCCGACAAGTTACTGGCCCGGCGTGAATGCTGCAAAACGACACTGGTCTA
This DNA window, taken from Kushneria phosphatilytica, encodes the following:
- a CDS encoding TAXI family TRAP transporter solute-binding subunit; amino-acid sequence: MKRQTLTALLSATVMTLGTLAASTGSAQAADNQFMTIGTGGQTGVYYVVGQSICRFVNQGDSGYKCNAPSTGASVANVNGIENGDLDLGVAQSDVQYNAYRGEGQFEGKAHKDLRSVFALHGEPATLVARADSGIKSLDDLKGKRVNIGNPGSGNRATMEVIMKAKGWTTDDFALASELDSAEQASALADNNIDAMIFVAGHPNGSIQEAATTTDARIIPLDGPAIQKLVEDNPYYSFYTVPGGMYKGNPDDVKTFGVGATLISSEKVSPDLVYAATSAVFENFDRFKKLHPAFGNLEPKTMISEGLTAPLHEGARRYFQEQGWLDEQQSQ